In the genome of Amaranthus tricolor cultivar Red isolate AtriRed21 chromosome 15, ASM2621246v1, whole genome shotgun sequence, one region contains:
- the LOC130801758 gene encoding protein ENHANCED DISEASE RESISTANCE 2-like: MSSNGERPSSLNWTEETINGGSLPHVDLNNGSNGWASPPGNVFSVRSEQYLLKKIKCSAAVDYFLKPTGVDWFRSPSKLEHVLLRPDNRVMRALRFHHSNGNFLKSFVFAVNLQVPGREHHSAVFYFSTDEPILPGSLLDRFINGDDGFRNSRLKLVNRIVKGPWIVKKAVGNYSACLLGKALTCRYHRGPNYLEIDVDISSSKIAGALVHLALGCVTSITIDMGFVVEGQSVEELPEKLIGAVRICQLEMDSAEFIDSNTPSNGFGVGKSLGLAKVNHVDGEGSSSCDQSPRVHF; the protein is encoded by the exons ATGAGCAGCAATGGTGAAAGGCCGTCGTCTTTAAATTGGACAGAAGAGACAATAAACGGTGGGTCTTTACCCCACGTTGACCTCAACAATGGATCCAACGGCTGGGCATCACCGCCAGGAAACGTATTCTCTGTTCGATCGGAACAATACTTGTTGAAGAAAATTAAGTGCTCCGCCGCCGTTGACTACTTCTTGAAACCTACCGGCGTCGACTGGTTCAGGTCACCTTCCAAGCTTGAGCACGTCCTGTTACGTCCTGATAACCGTGTGATGCGTGCTCTTCGTTTTCACCACTCTAATGGCAACTTTCTTAAATCCTTCGTTTTTGCTGTTAATCTTCAAGTTCCAG GAAGGGAGCACCACAGTGCAGTATTCTATTTCTCAACAGATGAACCAATACTACCAGGTTCATTATTAGACCGTTTTATAAATGGCGATGATGGGTTCAGGAATAGCCGGTTGAAGCTAGTGAATCGGATTGTAAAGGGACCGTGGATAGTAAAGAAAGCAGTGGGAAACTACAGCGCATGTCTTCTAGGGAAGGCTTTGACTTGTAGGTATCACAGGGGACCAAACTACTTGGAGATTGATGTCGATATCTCAAGCTCCAAGATAGCTGGGGCATTGGTTCATTTGGCATTAGGCTGTGTGACATCAATAACGATAGATATGGGGTTTGTGGTTGAAGGTCAGAGTGTGGAAGAGTTGCCCGAAAAGTTGATTGGGGCAGTAAGGATTTGTCAACTGGAGATGGACTCAGCTGAGTTTATTGACTCTAATACTCCATCAAATGGGTTTGGTGTCGGAAAGTCATTGGGGTTGGCCAAGGTGAATCATGTTGACGGGGAAGGTAGTAGTAGTTGTGACCAATCTCCGAGAGTTCACTTTTAA